Proteins encoded by one window of Symbiobacterium terraclitae:
- a CDS encoding SGNH/GDSL hydrolase family protein has protein sequence MTWIAASEPPLQVAGLPWMAENGGRFLRLPERARAQVRPEIWWLARMPSGGQVRFRSDTTSMRLRVSHTEHVHMWNMPRTGHSGIDLYVGGPGVQRYWTSTTPLGESPTYESQLFAGLAPEMREFTLYLPTYNDLTALQIELSPGARVEPPSPFALDRPVVFYGSSITQGGCASRPGNGYVNTLGRLLNVEVVNQGYSGNGLGEPEVAALLAELDPACYVLDFHCNVETAEGLEQVYYPFYRILREAHPTVPIVMVSMLELPQEFYRPEVREKRLGQTRVIREAYGRAIREGDDQLTFVDGSWLLDAETEGAYVDGVHPTDLGFARMARRLKPILRSVLF, from the coding sequence ATGACATGGATTGCCGCCAGCGAACCGCCGCTGCAAGTCGCCGGGCTGCCCTGGATGGCCGAGAACGGGGGCAGGTTCCTGCGCCTGCCGGAGCGGGCCAGGGCACAGGTGCGCCCGGAGATCTGGTGGCTCGCCCGGATGCCTTCGGGCGGCCAGGTCCGGTTCCGTTCCGACACGACCTCCATGCGACTCCGGGTGAGCCACACGGAGCACGTGCACATGTGGAACATGCCCCGCACCGGCCACAGCGGGATCGACCTCTACGTGGGCGGCCCGGGCGTGCAGCGCTACTGGACGAGCACCACGCCGCTGGGTGAGAGCCCCACCTATGAGAGCCAGCTCTTTGCAGGCCTTGCACCCGAAATGCGGGAGTTCACCCTCTACCTGCCCACGTACAACGACCTCACCGCTCTCCAGATCGAGCTGAGCCCCGGGGCGCGCGTGGAACCCCCGTCCCCGTTTGCTCTGGACCGCCCCGTGGTCTTCTACGGCAGCTCCATCACCCAGGGCGGCTGCGCCTCCCGGCCGGGCAACGGGTACGTCAACACCCTCGGCCGCCTGTTGAACGTGGAGGTGGTCAACCAGGGCTACTCGGGCAACGGCCTGGGCGAGCCCGAGGTGGCCGCCCTGCTGGCCGAGCTGGACCCGGCCTGCTACGTGCTCGACTTCCACTGTAACGTGGAGACCGCCGAGGGGCTGGAGCAGGTCTACTACCCGTTTTACCGCATCCTGCGGGAGGCACATCCAACGGTCCCCATCGTGATGGTCAGCATGCTGGAGCTGCCTCAGGAGTTCTACCGGCCCGAGGTGCGGGAGAAGCGGCTGGGTCAGACCAGGGTGATCCGCGAGGCCTACGGGCGGGCCATCCGGGAGGGCGACGACCAGCTCACCTTCGTGGACGGCTCCTGGCTGCTGGATGCAGAGACCGAAGGCGCCTATGTGGACGGCGTCCACCCCACCGACCTGGGCTTCGCCCGCATGGCCCGGCGGCTGAAGCCGATCCTGCGCTCGGTGCTCTTCTGA
- a CDS encoding GNAT family N-acetyltransferase → MHNRPLTPDLLPQAVDLWNRALGAHFPMRPGLLLANLWEEPNFDAEGSRAVLDGDRLVGMIALKRRTAPMGNAPADQKGWISALVVDPDAQGRGLGSALLRDALEHLRRFSTEPVGIGGDPGHFFPGIPLECRPALDWFARRGAYLGTLACDLANREIADYAHPGAALEAIGRSPEVVYRPLGAGEEEAVLAFMWREFPGRWAWEMEQHLNRGGDPEDVMVAVDGGEVVGFARIHTHRSRRFGPGIYWAPLFPGAHGGLGPIGVGAAQRGRGIGLGLLSASIAELRRRGVESAVIDWTVLVRFYGIVGFRPWKWYVTASLT, encoded by the coding sequence GTGCACAACCGACCGCTGACCCCGGACCTGCTGCCGCAGGCCGTGGACCTCTGGAACCGCGCCCTGGGCGCCCACTTCCCCATGCGCCCCGGGCTCCTCCTGGCCAACCTCTGGGAGGAGCCCAACTTCGACGCCGAGGGCAGCCGGGCCGTCCTGGACGGCGACCGGCTCGTCGGCATGATCGCGCTGAAGCGCCGCACCGCACCCATGGGCAACGCGCCGGCGGACCAGAAGGGCTGGATCTCCGCCCTGGTCGTGGACCCCGATGCGCAGGGGCGGGGTCTGGGCAGCGCCCTACTGCGTGACGCCCTCGAACACCTGCGCCGCTTCTCCACCGAGCCGGTGGGAATCGGCGGCGACCCGGGCCACTTCTTCCCCGGCATCCCCCTCGAGTGCCGGCCGGCCCTGGACTGGTTCGCCCGCCGCGGCGCCTACCTGGGCACCCTGGCCTGCGACCTGGCCAACCGGGAGATCGCCGACTACGCGCACCCCGGGGCCGCACTGGAGGCGATCGGCCGGTCGCCGGAGGTGGTCTACCGCCCGCTTGGGGCCGGCGAGGAGGAGGCCGTGCTCGCCTTCATGTGGCGGGAGTTCCCCGGCCGCTGGGCCTGGGAGATGGAGCAGCACCTCAACCGGGGCGGCGACCCCGAGGACGTGATGGTGGCGGTGGACGGCGGCGAGGTGGTCGGCTTCGCCCGCATCCACACCCACCGCTCCCGCCGCTTCGGCCCGGGCATCTACTGGGCGCCGCTCTTCCCCGGCGCCCACGGCGGCCTGGGGCCCATAGGCGTCGGAGCCGCCCAGCGGGGCCGGGGCATCGGGCTCGGCCTCCTCTCCGCCTCCATCGCCGAGCTGCGCCGCCGCGGCGTCGAGAGCGCCGTTATCGACTGGACCGTGCTGGTCCGCTTCTACGGCATCGTCGGCTTCCGGCCCTGGAAGTGGTACGTGACCGCGTCCCTGACTTAA